The following are from one region of the Muntiacus reevesi chromosome 3, mMunRee1.1, whole genome shotgun sequence genome:
- the FHL2 gene encoding four and a half LIM domains protein 2 isoform X1: MTERFDCHHCEDSLFGRKYVLREEQPYCVACFEALFASTCEECGKLIGCDCKDLSYKDRHWHEACFHCSRCRGSLVDKPFAAKEDQLLCAECYSQEYSSRCQECKKSIMPGTRKMEYKGSSWHETCFICHRCQQPIGTKSFIPKDSENFCVPCYERQYALQCVQCKKPITTGGVTYREQPWHRECFVCTACKKPLSGQRFTSRDEFAYCLGCFCDLYAKKCAGCANPISGLGGTKYISFEERQWHNDCFNCKKCSLSLVGRGFLTERDDILCPDCGKDI, from the exons ATGACGGAGCGCTTTGACTGCCACCACTGCGAGGACTCGCTCTTTGGCAGGAAGTACGTACTTCGGGAGGAGCAGCCCTACTGTGTGGCCTGCTTCGAGGCCCTGTTCGCCAGCACCTGTGAGGAGTGCGGGAAGTTGATCGGCTGTGACTGCAAG GACTTGTCTTACAAGGACCGGCATTGGCACGAGGCCTGTTTCCATTGCTCGCGGTGCCGGGGCTCCCTGGTGGACAAGCCGTTCGCTGCCAAGGAGGACCAGCTGCTCTGTGCTGAGTGCTACTCTCAGGAGTACTCGTCGCGATGCCAGGAGTGCAAGAAGAGCATCATGCCAG GCACCCGCAAGATGGAGTACAAGGGCAGCAGCTGGCACGAGACCTGCTTCATCTGCCACCGCTGCCAGCAGCCCATCGGAACCAAGAGCTTCATCCCGAAGGACAGCGAGAACTTCTGCGTGCCCTGCTATGAGAGGCAGTACGCCCTGCAGTGCGTGCAGTGCAAGAAG CCCATCACCACCGGGGGCGTCACGTACCGGGAGCAGCCCTGGCATCGCGAGTGCTTCGTGTGCACCGCCTGCAAGAAGCCCCTGTCCGGCCAGCGCTTCACGTCCCGCGACGAGTTCGCCTACTGCCTGGGCTGCTTCTGCGACCTGTACGCCAAGAAATGCGCCGGCTGCGCCAACCCCATCAGCG GCCTGGGCGGTACCAAGTACATCTCCTTCGAGGAACGGCAGTGGCACAACGACTGCTTCAACTGCAAGAAGTGCTCGCTGTCGCTGGTGGGCCGAGGCTTCCTCACGGAGAGGGACGACATCCTGTGCCCCGACTGCGGGAAGGACATCTGA
- the FHL2 gene encoding four and a half LIM domains protein 2 isoform X2, translated as MPGTRKMEYKGSSWHETCFICHRCQQPIGTKSFIPKDSENFCVPCYERQYALQCVQCKKPITTGGVTYREQPWHRECFVCTACKKPLSGQRFTSRDEFAYCLGCFCDLYAKKCAGCANPISGLGGTKYISFEERQWHNDCFNCKKCSLSLVGRGFLTERDDILCPDCGKDI; from the exons ATGCCAG GCACCCGCAAGATGGAGTACAAGGGCAGCAGCTGGCACGAGACCTGCTTCATCTGCCACCGCTGCCAGCAGCCCATCGGAACCAAGAGCTTCATCCCGAAGGACAGCGAGAACTTCTGCGTGCCCTGCTATGAGAGGCAGTACGCCCTGCAGTGCGTGCAGTGCAAGAAG CCCATCACCACCGGGGGCGTCACGTACCGGGAGCAGCCCTGGCATCGCGAGTGCTTCGTGTGCACCGCCTGCAAGAAGCCCCTGTCCGGCCAGCGCTTCACGTCCCGCGACGAGTTCGCCTACTGCCTGGGCTGCTTCTGCGACCTGTACGCCAAGAAATGCGCCGGCTGCGCCAACCCCATCAGCG GCCTGGGCGGTACCAAGTACATCTCCTTCGAGGAACGGCAGTGGCACAACGACTGCTTCAACTGCAAGAAGTGCTCGCTGTCGCTGGTGGGCCGAGGCTTCCTCACGGAGAGGGACGACATCCTGTGCCCCGACTGCGGGAAGGACATCTGA